One window from the genome of Saimiri boliviensis isolate mSaiBol1 chromosome 2, mSaiBol1.pri, whole genome shotgun sequence encodes:
- the FAM219A gene encoding protein FAM219A isoform X7 yields the protein MMEEIDRFQDPAAASISDGDCDAREGESVAMNYKPSPLQVKLEKQRELARKGSLKNGSMGSPVNQQPKKNNVMARTRLVVPNKGYSSLDQSPDEKPLVALDTDSDDDFDMSRYSSSGYSSAEQINQDLNIQLLKDGYRLDEIPDDEDLDLIPPKSVNPTCMCCQATSSTACHIQ from the exons GACCCAGCCGCCGCCTCCATCTCAGACGGAGACTGTGACGCCCGGGAGGGTGAGTCAGTAGCCATGAATTACAAACCATCCCCGCTCCAAGTGAAGCTGG AGAAGCAGCGGGAGCTGGCCCGGAAGGGCTCCCTGAAGAACGGCAGCATGGGTAGCCCTGTCAACCAGCAACCCAAGAAGAACAATGTCATGGCCCGAACGAG gctggtcgTCCCCAATAAAGGCTACTCCTCGCTTGACCAGAGCCCAGATGAGAAGCCACTGGTAGCCCTTGACACAGACAG CGATGATGACTTTGACATGTCCAGATACTCCTCCTCTGGCTACTCCTCTGCTGAG CAGATCAACCAAGATTTGAACATCCAGCTGCTGAAGGACGGATACCGGTTAGATGAGATCCCCGACGATGAGGACCTAGACCTCATTCCCCCCAAGTCCGTGAACCCCACCTGCATGTGCTGCCAGGCCACGTCCTCCACTGCCTGCCACATTCAGTAG
- the FAM219A gene encoding protein FAM219A isoform X12, with protein MMEEIDRFQDPAAASISDGDCDAREEKQRELARKGSLKNGSMGSPVNQQPKKNNVMARTRLVVPNKGYSSLDQSPDEKPLVALDTDSDDDFDMSRYSSSGYSSAEINQDLNIQLLKDGYRLDEIPDDEDLDLIPPKSVNPTCMCCQATSSTACHIQ; from the exons GACCCAGCCGCCGCCTCCATCTCAGACGGAGACTGTGACGCCCGGGAGG AGAAGCAGCGGGAGCTGGCCCGGAAGGGCTCCCTGAAGAACGGCAGCATGGGTAGCCCTGTCAACCAGCAACCCAAGAAGAACAATGTCATGGCCCGAACGAG gctggtcgTCCCCAATAAAGGCTACTCCTCGCTTGACCAGAGCCCAGATGAGAAGCCACTGGTAGCCCTTGACACAGACAG CGATGATGACTTTGACATGTCCAGATACTCCTCCTCTGGCTACTCCTCTGCTGAG ATCAACCAAGATTTGAACATCCAGCTGCTGAAGGACGGATACCGGTTAGATGAGATCCCCGACGATGAGGACCTAGACCTCATTCCCCCCAAGTCCGTGAACCCCACCTGCATGTGCTGCCAGGCCACGTCCTCCACTGCCTGCCACATTCAGTAG
- the FAM219A gene encoding protein FAM219A isoform X11, which yields MMEEIDRFQDPAAASISDGDCDAREEKQRELARKGSLKNGSMGSPVNQQPKKNNVMARTRLVVPNKGYSSLDQSPDEKPLVALDTDSDDDFDMSRYSSSGYSSAEQINQDLNIQLLKDGYRLDEIPDDEDLDLIPPKSVNPTCMCCQATSSTACHIQ from the exons GACCCAGCCGCCGCCTCCATCTCAGACGGAGACTGTGACGCCCGGGAGG AGAAGCAGCGGGAGCTGGCCCGGAAGGGCTCCCTGAAGAACGGCAGCATGGGTAGCCCTGTCAACCAGCAACCCAAGAAGAACAATGTCATGGCCCGAACGAG gctggtcgTCCCCAATAAAGGCTACTCCTCGCTTGACCAGAGCCCAGATGAGAAGCCACTGGTAGCCCTTGACACAGACAG CGATGATGACTTTGACATGTCCAGATACTCCTCCTCTGGCTACTCCTCTGCTGAG CAGATCAACCAAGATTTGAACATCCAGCTGCTGAAGGACGGATACCGGTTAGATGAGATCCCCGACGATGAGGACCTAGACCTCATTCCCCCCAAGTCCGTGAACCCCACCTGCATGTGCTGCCAGGCCACGTCCTCCACTGCCTGCCACATTCAGTAG
- the FAM219A gene encoding protein FAM219A isoform X8 yields MMEEIDRFQDPAAASISDGDCDAREGESVAMNYKPSPLQVKLEKQRELARKGSLKNGSMGSPVNQQPKKNNVMARTRLVVPNKGYSSLDQSPDEKPLVALDTDSDDDFDMSRYSSSGYSSAEINQDLNIQLLKDGYRLDEIPDDEDLDLIPPKSVNPTCMCCQATSSTACHIQ; encoded by the exons GACCCAGCCGCCGCCTCCATCTCAGACGGAGACTGTGACGCCCGGGAGGGTGAGTCAGTAGCCATGAATTACAAACCATCCCCGCTCCAAGTGAAGCTGG AGAAGCAGCGGGAGCTGGCCCGGAAGGGCTCCCTGAAGAACGGCAGCATGGGTAGCCCTGTCAACCAGCAACCCAAGAAGAACAATGTCATGGCCCGAACGAG gctggtcgTCCCCAATAAAGGCTACTCCTCGCTTGACCAGAGCCCAGATGAGAAGCCACTGGTAGCCCTTGACACAGACAG CGATGATGACTTTGACATGTCCAGATACTCCTCCTCTGGCTACTCCTCTGCTGAG ATCAACCAAGATTTGAACATCCAGCTGCTGAAGGACGGATACCGGTTAGATGAGATCCCCGACGATGAGGACCTAGACCTCATTCCCCCCAAGTCCGTGAACCCCACCTGCATGTGCTGCCAGGCCACGTCCTCCACTGCCTGCCACATTCAGTAG